One Tenebrio molitor chromosome 2, icTenMoli1.1, whole genome shotgun sequence genomic region harbors:
- the LOC138122753 gene encoding B1 protein-like, giving the protein MRHSTLLVLVALVAAVQMQELSNRGVELFKQMYSSCLQKSNVNVTYALETFNGVVENEPKLKEFLFCSNKQNGFQDRRGNLRPDAVRRRLQNNVFIDSQTIETIVSECTERKESPQETAYHFWKCSFKKVTGTA; this is encoded by the exons ATGAGACACTCAACACTCCTGGTTCTTGTCGCTTTAGTGGCTGCAGTACAa ATGCAGGAATTGAGCAATCGAGGGGTCGAGCTCTTCAAGCAGATGTATTCTAGCTGTTTGCAAAAATCCAACGTTAATGTGACGTACGCTTTGGAGACTTTTAATGGTGTGGTGGAGAACGAACCAAAACTGAAGGAATTTCTGTTCTGTTCCAACAAGCAAAACGGGTTTCAAGACAGACGTGGCAACTTGAGGCCAGACGCTGTGAGAAGACGACtgcaaaataatgtttttattgaCTCGCAGACTATCGAGACTATTGTCAGTGAGTGTACCGAAAGGAAGGAGAGTCCACAAGAAACGGCTTACCATTTTTGGAAGTGCTCGTTCAAGAAAGTGACCGGAACGGCATGA